Proteins from a single region of Verrucosispora sp. NA02020:
- a CDS encoding AI-2E family transporter, which produces MSRFERIRSRVRRAYESGRDSVRTARNRPPDVPEPAATASPSRPGPVASPTATVVDEESPEPGPASTSSRDDADVPHALRIAAGWSWRLIVVGVVFWALVKVVSTISIVIIPLAVALLLSALLAPAVGWLLRARFPRSLATAVVLVAGLAAVIGTLTLVVNEFIKGVPELAAKSTQGLQQIQDWLKTGPLHLSDNDLDRYIEEVQQFVNNNTERFTSGALSTAATLAEVLTGTVLVLFAAFFFLRDGTVIWRFLVRLLPVAARWKVDDAGRASWATLGAYVRATVLVAFIDAVGIGIFLVIFDIPFAFPLAALVFLGAFIPIVGATLSGGVAVLVALVDSGPVTALIILGVVIGVQQVEGHILQPLIMGRAVAIHPLAVIIGLAAGVVLAGITGALVAVPLIAVLNTAVRRLAARTVPDTPPDAVVVASRAP; this is translated from the coding sequence GTGAGCCGGTTCGAGCGGATCCGCAGCCGCGTGCGTCGCGCGTACGAGTCGGGTCGGGATTCGGTGCGTACCGCCCGGAACCGGCCGCCGGACGTCCCGGAGCCCGCCGCTACGGCCTCGCCGTCGCGGCCCGGTCCGGTGGCGTCGCCGACCGCCACCGTGGTCGACGAGGAGTCCCCGGAGCCCGGGCCCGCCTCCACCTCCAGTCGTGACGACGCGGACGTGCCGCACGCGTTACGCATCGCCGCCGGCTGGTCGTGGCGGTTGATCGTGGTCGGTGTCGTGTTCTGGGCGCTGGTGAAGGTCGTCAGCACGATCAGCATCGTGATCATTCCGCTCGCCGTCGCCCTGCTGCTGTCGGCGTTGCTGGCGCCTGCCGTCGGGTGGCTGCTGCGGGCCCGGTTCCCGAGGTCGCTGGCGACGGCGGTGGTGCTGGTCGCCGGCCTGGCCGCGGTGATCGGCACGTTGACCCTGGTGGTCAACGAGTTCATCAAGGGCGTACCGGAGCTGGCCGCGAAGTCGACCCAGGGCCTGCAACAGATCCAGGACTGGCTCAAGACCGGGCCGCTGCACCTCTCCGACAACGACCTCGACCGGTACATAGAGGAGGTCCAGCAGTTCGTCAACAACAACACCGAGCGCTTCACCAGCGGCGCCCTCTCCACCGCCGCGACCCTGGCCGAGGTGCTGACCGGCACGGTCCTGGTGCTCTTCGCGGCGTTCTTCTTCCTCCGCGACGGCACCGTCATCTGGCGGTTCCTGGTCCGGTTGCTGCCGGTGGCGGCACGCTGGAAGGTCGACGACGCCGGCCGGGCCTCCTGGGCGACCCTGGGCGCCTACGTCCGGGCCACGGTGCTGGTCGCGTTCATCGACGCCGTCGGCATCGGCATCTTCCTCGTCATCTTCGACATCCCGTTCGCGTTCCCGCTGGCCGCGCTGGTCTTCCTCGGTGCGTTCATCCCGATCGTCGGCGCCACCCTCTCCGGTGGCGTGGCGGTGCTGGTGGCGCTGGTCGACAGCGGCCCGGTGACCGCGCTGATCATCCTCGGCGTGGTGATCGGCGTACAGCAGGTGGAGGGGCACATCCTCCAGCCGCTGATCATGGGCCGGGCGGTGGCCATCCACCCGCTCGCGGTGATCATCGGGCTGGCCGCCGGCGTGGTGCTCGCCGGGATCACCGGCGCCCTGGTCGCCGTGCCGTTGATCGCGGTGCTCAACACGGCGGTCCGCCGCCTCGCCGCGCGCACCGTGCCGGACACCCCGCCGGACGCGGTGGTCGTCGCCTCCCGCGCCCCCTGA
- a CDS encoding co-chaperone GroES, with translation MTADPNLDSGLPIRLLHDRVLVRVEGSEGERRSTAGIVIPATAAVGKRLAWATAVGVGPHVRSIVSGDRVLFDPDDRSEVELHGRGYVLLRERDVHAVAAERVEEDATGLYL, from the coding sequence GTGACAGCGGACCCGAATCTCGACTCCGGCCTGCCCATCCGGCTGCTGCACGACCGCGTGCTGGTGCGGGTGGAGGGAAGCGAGGGCGAGCGCCGTTCCACCGCCGGCATCGTGATCCCCGCGACCGCAGCCGTGGGCAAGCGCCTGGCCTGGGCCACCGCCGTGGGAGTCGGGCCGCACGTTCGCTCGATCGTCTCCGGCGACCGGGTGCTCTTCGACCCGGACGACCGCTCGGAGGTGGAGTTGCACGGGCGCGGCTACGTGCTGCTGCGCGAGCGTGACGTGCACGCGGTGGCCGCCGAGCGGGTCGAGGAGGACGCCACCGGGCTCTATCTGTGA
- a CDS encoding PrsW family intramembrane metalloprotease, producing the protein MRRAGWARHDYADRMADTPSGGYLPPSPPVPGAPPGGPGTPGMPRRRFRWRRALVLAGVILVIAASAIFIIFTLGASLGGEALLVGTAAAILPVPVLVACFLWLDRYEPEPLKYLVFCFAWGAFVSTSISLLVNETAANWFDDQGLPAGLTAVLVAPFIEELTKTLGPILLLIFRRREWSGITDGLVYCGLSAIGFAMVENILYLGGLGYASGVEQYGPATGAQQVIAIFIGRILLFGFAHPLFTSLAGIGLGIAARAADRRVRFFAPVAGLLLAMMLHGAWNLLPTLAEATGEVLISVVGIVGVMVPIFFGMVGFAVWLRAWEGRLTERTLPDYVRAGWLTPPEVAALSSLGRRHAARVWAQRVGGEAGLRAMRGYQFAATRLALLRDGVTRGLDRRPADRERTAREERELLDSISLYRSYFVGRDPQTPVGVWDGERYHLRFPDGSQRAVEAPDEPVVPIPVVLTPPPPPPPAYPAGYGPYGWHGQHPPAHWPPGHR; encoded by the coding sequence ATGCGCCGGGCCGGGTGGGCTCGGCATGACTACGCTGACCGCATGGCCGACACCCCGTCCGGCGGATACCTGCCGCCGTCGCCTCCCGTGCCCGGCGCGCCACCCGGTGGCCCCGGTACGCCCGGCATGCCGCGTCGCCGGTTCCGCTGGCGGCGGGCGCTGGTGCTGGCCGGGGTGATCCTGGTGATCGCGGCCAGCGCGATCTTCATCATCTTCACGCTCGGTGCCAGTCTCGGCGGGGAGGCGTTGCTGGTCGGTACGGCCGCCGCGATCCTGCCGGTCCCGGTGCTGGTGGCCTGCTTCCTCTGGCTCGACCGGTACGAGCCGGAGCCGTTGAAATACCTCGTCTTCTGCTTCGCGTGGGGTGCCTTCGTCTCCACCTCGATCTCGTTGCTGGTGAACGAGACGGCCGCCAACTGGTTCGACGACCAGGGACTGCCCGCCGGTCTGACCGCGGTGCTGGTCGCGCCGTTCATCGAGGAGCTGACCAAGACCCTCGGCCCGATCCTGCTGCTGATCTTCCGGCGGCGGGAGTGGTCGGGCATCACCGACGGGCTGGTCTACTGCGGACTCTCCGCGATCGGCTTCGCGATGGTGGAGAACATCCTCTACCTCGGCGGCCTCGGGTACGCCTCCGGCGTCGAGCAGTACGGCCCGGCGACCGGTGCGCAGCAGGTCATCGCCATCTTCATCGGCCGGATCCTGCTGTTCGGCTTCGCCCACCCACTGTTCACCTCGTTGGCGGGTATCGGGCTCGGTATCGCCGCCCGGGCGGCGGACCGGCGGGTCCGTTTCTTCGCCCCGGTCGCCGGTCTGCTGCTGGCGATGATGCTGCACGGCGCGTGGAACCTGCTGCCGACGCTGGCCGAGGCCACCGGCGAGGTGCTGATCTCGGTGGTCGGCATCGTCGGGGTGATGGTGCCGATCTTCTTCGGCATGGTCGGTTTCGCGGTCTGGCTGAGGGCCTGGGAGGGCCGGCTCACCGAGCGGACCCTGCCCGACTACGTCCGCGCCGGCTGGCTGACCCCGCCGGAGGTGGCGGCGTTGAGCAGCCTCGGGCGGCGGCACGCGGCCCGGGTGTGGGCCCAGCGGGTGGGTGGCGAGGCCGGGCTGCGGGCGATGCGCGGCTACCAGTTCGCGGCGACCCGGTTGGCGCTGTTGCGCGACGGTGTGACGCGGGGCCTGGACCGTCGGCCCGCCGACCGGGAACGGACGGCGCGGGAGGAACGGGAGCTACTGGACTCGATCAGCCTGTACCGGTCGTACTTCGTGGGCCGGGATCCGCAGACCCCGGTGGGAGTCTGGGACGGCGAGCGGTACCACCTGCGCTTCCCGGACGGCTCCCAGCGGGCGGTCGAGGCACCGGACGAGCCGGTGGTGCCCATCCCGGTGGTGCTCACGCCCCCGCCCCCACCGCCGCCCGCCTACCCCGCCGGGTACGGCCCGTACGGCTGGCACGGGCAGCACCCGCCCGCGCACTGGCCGCCGGGCCACCGCTGA
- a CDS encoding aromatic acid exporter family protein has translation MRDGLSDVDTQRIAETVAQLHHRGKATLKDRLHRVRMSLALALQAGLAAGLAWVAAHELLGNPQPVFAPISAVGTLAVSVGQRFRRTAELIIGVGVGVFVGDLLVYFLGTGPWQLALIVTSAILLTIFAGGSVAIVIQAAATAVLIATLSPSVEDLEIPRFIDALVGGSIALLVTAVLLPLNPLRVLNRAARPALDLLAEQLDNAAGGLRDRDRDRIQEALDRLRNNKEELSALSEAIEGAKETALLSPARWHRRSELTHYAEAAEPIDRAMRNSGTLIRRAVTLVEDDEPVPGPMPDAIAHLAESVRLLKKEFAQGEEPEQARERSLRAVSEAGRAYAEGVGFSGSVVVAQVRTTASDLMVASGISQEEANRLVRQSFGELDRPGAPSGPEPAAKAPTAPPVG, from the coding sequence ATGCGGGACGGCCTGTCGGACGTGGACACCCAGCGGATCGCGGAGACGGTGGCGCAACTGCACCACCGGGGCAAGGCCACCCTCAAGGACCGCCTGCACCGGGTCCGGATGTCGCTCGCCCTGGCCCTCCAGGCGGGTCTCGCGGCCGGGCTGGCCTGGGTGGCCGCGCACGAACTGCTGGGCAACCCGCAGCCGGTCTTCGCCCCGATCTCGGCGGTCGGCACCCTCGCCGTCTCGGTGGGCCAGCGGTTCCGCCGGACCGCCGAGCTGATCATCGGGGTGGGTGTCGGGGTGTTCGTCGGCGACCTGCTGGTCTATTTCCTGGGCACCGGTCCGTGGCAGCTCGCGTTGATCGTCACCTCGGCGATCCTGCTCACCATCTTCGCCGGTGGCAGCGTCGCCATCGTCATCCAGGCGGCGGCCACCGCGGTGCTGATCGCGACGCTCAGCCCCTCCGTCGAGGACCTGGAGATCCCCCGGTTCATCGACGCGCTCGTCGGCGGCAGCATCGCGTTGCTGGTCACCGCCGTCCTGCTGCCGCTCAACCCGCTACGGGTGCTCAACCGCGCCGCCCGGCCGGCCCTGGACCTGCTCGCCGAGCAACTCGACAACGCCGCCGGCGGCCTGCGCGACCGGGACCGCGACCGGATCCAGGAGGCGCTGGACCGGCTGCGGAACAACAAGGAGGAACTGTCCGCACTCAGCGAGGCGATCGAGGGGGCGAAGGAGACCGCCCTGCTCTCCCCGGCACGCTGGCACCGGCGCAGCGAACTGACCCACTACGCGGAGGCGGCCGAGCCGATCGACCGGGCGATGCGCAACAGCGGCACGCTGATCCGGCGGGCCGTCACCCTCGTCGAGGACGACGAACCGGTCCCGGGGCCGATGCCGGACGCGATCGCACACCTCGCCGAGTCGGTCCGTCTGCTCAAGAAGGAGTTCGCCCAGGGCGAGGAGCCCGAGCAGGCCCGGGAACGGTCGCTGCGCGCGGTCAGCGAGGCCGGCCGGGCGTACGCCGAGGGGGTCGGGTTCTCCGGCAGCGTGGTGGTGGCCCAGGTGCGTACCACCGCCAGCGACCTGATGGTGGCGTCGGGGATCAGCCAGGAGGAGGCGAACCGGCTGGTCCGGCAGTCCTTCGGTGAGCTGGACCGGCCGGGTGCGCCGTCCGGCCCGGAACCGGCCGCCAAGGCGCCCACCGCACCCCCGGTCGGCTGA
- a CDS encoding metal-dependent phosphohydrolase: MTGLTHRWRAAALSAGATRPTAVDDAGAELVARWQEPHRHYHTLAHLTAVLDVVDRYAPAAHQPDLVRLAAWCHDAVYDPRAPGDRNERDSAALAEVLLTRVGLPAAEVAEVGRLVLLTAGHAVDPADADGVLLCDADLAVLAAPEPEYDRYAAAIRREYAHVPEPDYRVGRARVLSGLIALPTLFRSAPLADAGQARARANLTRELAALTGREPGGEVFGAT; the protein is encoded by the coding sequence GTGACGGGGTTGACGCACCGGTGGCGCGCTGCCGCCCTCTCGGCGGGCGCGACCCGGCCGACGGCGGTGGACGACGCCGGGGCCGAGCTGGTCGCCCGGTGGCAGGAGCCGCACCGCCACTACCACACCCTCGCCCACCTGACCGCCGTGCTCGACGTCGTCGACCGGTACGCACCCGCCGCGCACCAGCCCGATCTGGTCCGGCTCGCCGCCTGGTGCCACGACGCGGTGTACGACCCCCGGGCGCCCGGCGACCGCAACGAACGTGACAGCGCGGCGCTCGCGGAGGTCCTGCTCACCCGGGTCGGGCTGCCCGCCGCCGAGGTGGCCGAGGTCGGCCGGTTGGTCCTGCTCACCGCCGGGCACGCGGTGGACCCGGCGGACGCCGACGGCGTACTGCTCTGCGACGCCGACCTGGCGGTGCTGGCCGCACCCGAGCCGGAGTACGACAGGTACGCGGCGGCGATCCGGCGGGAGTACGCCCACGTGCCGGAGCCGGACTACCGGGTCGGTCGGGCCCGGGTGCTCTCCGGGCTGATCGCCCTGCCCACGCTGTTCCGGTCAGCTCCGCTGGCCGACGCCGGACAGGCGCGGGCCCGGGCCAACCTGACCCGCGAGCTGGCCGCCCTCACCGGCCGGGAACCGGGCGGCGAGGTGTTTGGGGCGACGTAG
- a CDS encoding DUF4031 domain-containing protein, whose amino-acid sequence MVIINLGSPPGTVAAVIYVDRPAWPARGRLWSHLISDVSVAELHAFAEALGAPRRGFDRDHYDIPAERFAMAVWLGAQVVPSREIARLLRATGLRRPKHLAARFPAGEGGQLAGQVGPGPRLSGVGQRS is encoded by the coding sequence ATGGTGATCATCAACCTCGGGTCGCCGCCGGGTACCGTGGCTGCCGTGATCTACGTGGACCGGCCGGCCTGGCCGGCACGGGGTCGACTCTGGTCCCACCTGATCAGTGACGTCTCCGTCGCCGAGCTGCACGCCTTCGCCGAGGCGCTCGGTGCGCCCCGGCGCGGCTTCGACCGGGACCACTACGACATCCCGGCGGAACGCTTCGCGATGGCGGTCTGGCTCGGCGCGCAGGTGGTGCCGAGCCGCGAGATCGCCCGGCTCCTGCGGGCCACCGGCCTACGTCGCCCCAAACACCTCGCCGCCCGGTTCCCGGCCGGTGAGGGCGGCCAGCTCGCGGGTCAGGTTGGCCCGGGCCCGCGCCTGTCCGGCGTCGGCCAGCGGAGCTGA
- a CDS encoding FAD-binding oxidoreductase, which translates to MASLLDDLRAALGPDAVLTDPDLLRGHERDEADLCASGTPLAVVRPRSTEEVAAVVRAAGRHGVPVVPQGARTGLAGAANAVAGAVVLSTVAMDTILEIDPVSRIAAVQPGVVNAALSAAVAEQGLWYPPDPGSWESSTIGGNVATNAGGMCCVKYGVTTEYVLGLEVVLASGEVLRTGRRTAKGVAGYDLTRLFVGSEGTLGVVTEVTVALRPAPAESLTMVAVFGSTAEAGDAVARIAARGLSPSLLELLDRTHLVAIEAYRPMGLRTDAEALLLAAADTGPRAAEDLAELAAVCTAAGAAEVYAATDAVEAAALLQARRLAHPAMEKYASDTYPDGNGGLIIDDVAVPRAALAALLDGVARIAAECRVPIGVVGHAGDGNMHPNIVVDRADPASLERGRRAFDEIMRLGLALGGTCTGEHGVGLLKREWLAREIGPVGVRVHQAIKDALDPAGLLNPGKVL; encoded by the coding sequence ATGGCCAGCCTCCTCGACGACCTCCGCGCCGCGCTCGGCCCGGACGCGGTCCTCACCGACCCGGACCTGCTGCGCGGGCACGAGCGGGACGAGGCCGACCTGTGCGCGTCCGGCACCCCACTGGCGGTCGTCCGGCCGCGCAGCACCGAGGAGGTGGCCGCCGTGGTCCGGGCGGCCGGGCGGCACGGCGTACCCGTGGTGCCGCAGGGCGCGCGGACCGGTCTGGCCGGCGCGGCGAACGCCGTCGCGGGCGCGGTGGTGTTGAGCACGGTGGCGATGGACACCATCCTGGAGATCGACCCGGTGAGTCGGATCGCGGCGGTCCAGCCCGGCGTGGTCAACGCGGCGCTCAGCGCCGCCGTGGCCGAGCAGGGCCTGTGGTATCCGCCGGACCCGGGTTCCTGGGAGTCGTCCACGATCGGCGGCAACGTCGCCACCAACGCGGGCGGGATGTGCTGCGTCAAGTACGGCGTCACCACCGAGTACGTGCTCGGCCTGGAGGTGGTGCTCGCCTCCGGTGAGGTGCTGCGCACCGGCCGGCGTACCGCCAAGGGGGTCGCCGGGTACGACCTCACCCGGCTCTTCGTCGGCTCCGAGGGCACCCTCGGGGTGGTCACCGAGGTGACCGTGGCGCTGCGGCCCGCTCCGGCGGAGTCGTTGACGATGGTGGCGGTCTTCGGCTCCACCGCCGAGGCGGGCGACGCGGTGGCCCGGATCGCCGCCCGTGGCCTCTCCCCCAGCCTGCTCGAACTGCTCGACCGCACCCACCTGGTGGCGATCGAGGCGTACCGGCCGATGGGGTTGCGCACCGACGCCGAGGCGCTGCTGCTGGCCGCCGCCGACACCGGTCCCCGCGCCGCCGAGGACCTGGCCGAGCTGGCCGCCGTCTGCACGGCGGCCGGTGCCGCCGAGGTGTACGCGGCCACCGACGCGGTGGAGGCCGCCGCCCTCCTCCAGGCCCGACGCCTGGCGCACCCGGCGATGGAGAAGTACGCCTCGGACACGTATCCGGACGGCAACGGTGGGCTGATCATCGACGACGTGGCGGTGCCCCGGGCGGCGTTGGCCGCGCTGCTCGACGGGGTCGCCCGGATCGCCGCCGAGTGCCGGGTGCCGATCGGTGTGGTCGGTCACGCCGGTGACGGAAACATGCACCCCAACATCGTGGTCGACCGGGCCGATCCGGCCAGTCTGGAGCGGGGCCGCCGGGCCTTCGACGAGATCATGCGACTCGGCCTGGCACTCGGCGGCACCTGCACCGGCGAGCACGGCGTCGGGCTGCTCAAGCGGGAGTGGCTGGCCCGCGAGATCGGGCCGGTGGGCGTCCGGGTGCATCAGGCGATCAAGGACGCACTCGACCCGGCCGGGCTGCTCAACCCCGGCAAGGTGCTCTGA
- a CDS encoding glycerol-3-phosphate dehydrogenase/oxidase — translation MPPGDRCGYRGRVRDPHVLRSVAGQLSPARRADDLRRLRAERFDVLVIGGGVTGAGAAVDAASRGLKVALVEARDFAAGTSSRSSKLIHGGLRYLEQLEFHLVHEALTERGLLATRLAPHLVRPVPILVPLPAGQGVRDLPARVLRRAYYGAGVAAYDAFAGLFGGGRGMPLHRHLSREGARRVFPSLRTEGLAGAIRYYDGQVDDARLVVTLARTAASLGATVVSSTRAVGLIRQAREVTGVRVRDLESPAGSPEGEFEVRARTVIAATGVWTDDMSRMLDDVGLRRGIRVRASKGVHLVVPRSAITGETGLILRTARSVLFVIPWGGHWIIGTTDTDWQLDRSHPAASASDIDYLLQQVNTVLDRPLTTADIEGVYAGLRPLLAGEADSTSKLSREHAVIEPMLGLLLVAGGKYTTYRVMASDVVDRAAHRLGAQRPSRTADLPLLGADGYASMWRDRADLARRHGVPVGVVEHLLERYGSLAMDLLALIDADPLQASPLAGAPEYLAAEVTYAARAEGALHLEDVLTRRTRVSFETTHRGLESAGHAAELMGAVLGWDEARREREVTHYRARVEAERQSQLMPDDATADAARLGAPDVRGYPADRGADDGAAGLPR, via the coding sequence ATGCCACCAGGTGATCGCTGCGGCTACCGTGGACGGGTGCGCGATCCCCACGTCTTGCGATCCGTTGCCGGCCAGCTCTCGCCCGCCCGCCGGGCCGACGACCTGCGTCGGCTACGGGCCGAGCGCTTCGACGTTCTGGTCATCGGCGGTGGTGTGACCGGTGCCGGTGCCGCCGTCGACGCGGCCTCCCGGGGGCTGAAGGTGGCCCTGGTCGAGGCCCGCGACTTCGCGGCCGGCACGTCCAGCCGGTCCAGCAAACTGATCCACGGCGGCCTGCGCTACCTGGAGCAGTTGGAGTTCCACCTGGTGCACGAGGCGCTCACCGAGCGAGGTCTGCTGGCCACCCGGCTGGCGCCGCACCTGGTGCGTCCGGTGCCGATCCTGGTGCCGCTTCCCGCCGGGCAGGGCGTACGCGATCTTCCGGCCCGGGTGCTGCGGCGGGCCTATTACGGCGCCGGGGTGGCCGCGTACGACGCCTTCGCGGGTCTCTTCGGCGGTGGCCGGGGCATGCCGTTGCACCGGCACCTCAGTCGCGAGGGCGCCCGCCGGGTCTTCCCGAGCCTGCGGACCGAGGGACTGGCCGGCGCGATCCGCTACTACGACGGCCAGGTGGACGACGCCCGCCTGGTGGTGACGCTGGCCCGGACCGCGGCGAGCCTGGGCGCGACGGTGGTGAGCAGCACCCGGGCGGTCGGGTTGATCCGGCAGGCCCGGGAGGTGACCGGGGTGCGGGTCCGTGACCTGGAGTCGCCCGCCGGGTCCCCGGAGGGCGAGTTCGAGGTACGCGCCCGCACCGTGATCGCCGCCACCGGCGTGTGGACCGACGACATGTCACGGATGCTCGACGACGTCGGGTTGCGGCGTGGCATCCGGGTCCGGGCGTCCAAGGGGGTGCACCTGGTGGTGCCCCGCTCGGCGATCACCGGTGAGACCGGGCTGATCCTGCGTACCGCCCGGAGCGTGTTGTTCGTGATCCCGTGGGGCGGGCACTGGATCATCGGCACCACGGACACCGACTGGCAGTTGGACCGCTCGCATCCGGCGGCCTCCGCCAGCGACATCGACTATCTGCTACAACAGGTGAACACCGTGCTGGACCGGCCGCTCACCACGGCCGACATCGAGGGCGTCTACGCCGGGCTGCGCCCGTTGTTGGCCGGCGAGGCCGACTCCACCTCGAAGCTGTCCCGGGAGCACGCCGTCATCGAGCCGATGCTCGGGTTGTTGCTGGTGGCCGGCGGCAAGTACACGACGTACCGGGTGATGGCCTCGGACGTGGTCGACCGGGCCGCGCACCGGCTCGGGGCACAACGTCCCTCGCGCACCGCCGACCTGCCGTTGCTCGGCGCGGACGGGTACGCGTCGATGTGGCGGGACCGGGCCGACCTGGCCCGCCGGCACGGGGTGCCGGTCGGTGTGGTCGAGCACCTGCTGGAGCGTTACGGCAGCCTGGCCATGGACCTGCTCGCCCTGATCGACGCCGACCCGTTGCAGGCGTCTCCGCTGGCCGGTGCGCCGGAGTACCTCGCGGCGGAGGTGACCTACGCGGCCCGTGCCGAGGGCGCGCTGCACCTGGAGGACGTGCTCACCCGGCGTACCCGGGTCTCCTTCGAGACCACGCACCGGGGGCTGGAGTCGGCCGGACACGCGGCCGAGTTGATGGGTGCGGTGCTGGGCTGGGACGAGGCACGGCGGGAGCGCGAGGTGACGCACTACCGGGCACGGGTGGAGGCGGAGCGGCAGTCGCAGTTGATGCCGGACGACGCGACGGCGGACGCCGCCCGGCTGGGTGCGCCGGACGTGCGCGGCTATCCGGCGGACCGTGGTGCCGACGACGGGGCGGCGGGGCTGCCACGCTGA